In bacterium, the following proteins share a genomic window:
- a CDS encoding J domain-containing protein, giving the protein MLSLPTGAPLEDVKRAFRDEAQLCHPDRFSDLAESVRERAEARFKIINEAYQTIQDFTERFGNFPATETVEISSIKTPEEIKIESTLNQFTHELTNQQDRYFHSLWFWLAVSVVFFVVMAFSAVTCYPTLYHPSKAQTFDPDIQKQ; this is encoded by the coding sequence GCGCACCACTGGAAGATGTGAAACGCGCGTTCCGTGACGAAGCGCAGCTTTGCCATCCCGACCGATTTAGCGATTTAGCCGAAAGTGTCCGGGAGCGTGCCGAAGCTCGCTTTAAAATAATCAATGAAGCATACCAGACAATTCAAGATTTTACCGAACGATTTGGCAATTTTCCTGCAACCGAAACGGTTGAAATTTCCTCTATCAAGACTCCCGAAGAGATAAAAATTGAATCAACCTTGAACCAGTTTACCCACGAACTGACGAATCAACAGGATCGTTACTTTCACTCCCTCTGGTTCTGGTTAGCAGTATCGGTTGTATTCTTTGTTGTTATGGCATTTTCAGCAGTTACGTGTTATCCAACGCTTTATCACCCGAGTAAAGCTCAAACTTTCGATCCCGATATTCAGAAACAGTAA